The window GCTCCTGAAGGAAGGCCGCGGCGTCGACAAGAACGTCGAGGACTCCGTGCGCTGGCTCGCCCGCGCCGCGGCGCAGGATCAGATCGCCGCGCTGGTCGAATACGGCATCGCGCGCTTCAACGGCTCGGGCGTGGAGAAGGACGAGGCCGACGCCGCCCGGCTGTTCGAGCGGGCGGCGGAGCGGGGCAACGCGATCGCCCAGAACCGCCTCGCCCGGCTCTACGCCTACGGCCGCGGCGTCGGCCGCGACCCCGCCCGCGCCACGGCCTGGCATCGCCTCGCCCGCGCCCAGGGCCTGAGCGACGCCTGGCTCGAAGGCTTCGTCCAGACCCTGTCGGAGGCCGACCAGGCCAAGGCGGACGAGCTGTCGAAGCGCTGGGAGGCGAGGCTCGGTCCCCTGCCGGCGGCGGAAGCGGCGCTTGCGGGCTCTGGGTCCCCCGCCCCCAAACCTTGACGGCGGGCGTCCGCGGGGGCAAACGAGCGCAACCTTTTTTAAACGCCGCGTCCTACGCGCCGCGGCGCTCGTCCGGAAGACAGCCCCATGAAGATCAACGGCAACCAGATCACCCCCGGCATGGTGCTCGAGCACCAGGGCGGCCTCTGGGCCGCGGTGAAGACCAACGCCGTGAAGCCCGGCAAGGGCGGCGCCTTCAACCAGGTCGAGATGAAGAACCTGATCGACGGCCGCAAGCTCAACGAGCGCTTCCGCGCCGACGAGACGGTGGAGCGCGTTCGCCTCGAGCAGAAGGACTTCCAGTTCCTCTACGCCGAGGGCGAGGATCTGGTGTTCATGGACACCAGCACCTACGAGCAGATCACGCTCGCGACCGAGTTCGTCGGCGAGCGCGCGGCCTTCCTGCAGGACGGCATGCAGGTGACGGTGGAGATGCACGAGGAGCGCCCGATCGGCATCAAGCTGCCCGACCAGGTGACGCTCGAGATCGTCGAGGCCGATCCGGTGGTGAAGGGGCAGACCGCCGCCTCCTCCTACAAGCCGGCGAAGCTCGAGAACGGCCTGCGCGTGAT is drawn from Methylopila sp. 73B and contains these coding sequences:
- the efp gene encoding elongation factor P, with protein sequence MKINGNQITPGMVLEHQGGLWAAVKTNAVKPGKGGAFNQVEMKNLIDGRKLNERFRADETVERVRLEQKDFQFLYAEGEDLVFMDTSTYEQITLATEFVGERAAFLQDGMQVTVEMHEERPIGIKLPDQVTLEIVEADPVVKGQTAASSYKPAKLENGLRVMVPPFIGSGERIVVDTNEVTYLRRAD